Below is a window of Thermococcus sp. DNA.
GTGTATTGGGTCGTGGACGAGTTTCATCGTCTCAGCTCCACGTTTCCGCGATAACGTCGTGCTTGTGAATGCTCTCGTTGCTGATAACTCTAACGTGGATTTTGCCCCTGAACTTCTCCCTCGCCTTTACAAAAATCTCCCTGGCAACGTCCTCGAC
It encodes the following:
- a CDS encoding GTP cyclohydrolase, FolE2/MptA family translates to VEDVAREIFVKAREKFRGKIHVRVISNESIHKHDVIAETWS